One stretch of Oligoflexus sp. DNA includes these proteins:
- a CDS encoding M48 family metalloprotease, giving the protein MRRTTRLFLCLSSLQLQIACQPASQSSSLDHTFGQTTRPRAALKACEKGDANAPAILYMQTLFQKLVTSNSGTFQGPLAPANFCLRLDQDDEINGLAYIENGEIHLTKGLIMAVDHDADIAAVLAHELAHITMDHRYDLEHEKVVAGSKVTELKAELAKKQDEYREGKAAFYPDLIAALKKDPTLLDAIAALKGAVWLKSIVADMRSLLTKVGPTLQEKAGLLDDVTSLRDHLKYDDDDRAVMEKNATWNDIIPILDRSDLELMAVRSRMSELNQALRDIPREDLIQDGPGAASNWKEQEADEVGYEFYLRAGFRPDRFTSIHNVLMAQSRSDGECSALQAKGQLPPRGAASHPSSCWRIYNISQREAMAHAEAYKPFMNNSLLSLTVGALEEVKKGL; this is encoded by the coding sequence ATGAGAAGAACCACGCGCCTTTTCCTATGCTTATCGAGTCTTCAGCTTCAGATCGCCTGTCAACCCGCGTCCCAGTCCAGTTCGCTCGACCACACCTTCGGTCAAACCACGCGCCCTCGGGCGGCCTTGAAGGCCTGCGAAAAGGGAGATGCAAACGCTCCCGCCATCCTCTATATGCAAACCCTCTTTCAAAAACTGGTCACGTCCAACAGTGGAACTTTTCAGGGCCCCTTGGCTCCTGCGAACTTCTGCCTGCGCCTCGATCAGGACGATGAGATCAACGGCCTCGCCTATATTGAAAATGGTGAAATCCATCTGACCAAGGGCCTTATCATGGCCGTGGACCATGACGCGGATATAGCCGCGGTGCTGGCCCATGAGCTGGCGCATATCACCATGGATCACCGCTATGACCTGGAGCATGAAAAGGTGGTGGCCGGCAGCAAGGTCACCGAACTGAAAGCCGAGCTCGCAAAAAAACAGGATGAATATCGAGAAGGCAAGGCTGCATTCTATCCTGATCTGATCGCGGCTTTGAAAAAGGACCCGACGCTTCTGGATGCGATCGCGGCTTTGAAAGGGGCTGTCTGGCTCAAGTCTATCGTCGCGGACATGCGGAGCCTGCTCACTAAAGTCGGTCCCACCCTGCAGGAAAAAGCCGGGCTTTTGGATGATGTTACAAGCCTTCGGGATCATCTGAAATACGATGATGATGATCGCGCGGTCATGGAGAAAAACGCAACCTGGAACGATATCATACCTATTTTGGATCGCAGCGACCTTGAACTCATGGCTGTTCGCAGCCGTATGAGCGAGTTGAATCAGGCTCTCAGGGACATCCCGCGCGAGGATTTGATTCAGGACGGTCCTGGTGCGGCAAGCAACTGGAAGGAGCAGGAGGCGGATGAGGTTGGTTATGAGTTTTATTTGCGGGCAGGCTTTCGACCGGATCGCTTCACATCCATTCATAATGTTCTGATGGCCCAGAGCCGCAGCGATGGAGAATGCAGCGCGCTGCAAGCAAAGGGCCAGTTGCCTCCACGTGGTGCGGCCAGCCATCCGTCTTCGTGCTGGCGGATCTATAATATCAGCCAAAGGGAAGCCATGGCCCACGCCGAAGCCTACAAGCCCTTTATGAATAACAGTCTCCTTTCGCTCACAGTTGGCGCTTTGGAAGAAGTCAAAAAAGGTTTGTAA
- a CDS encoding DUF4360 domain-containing protein: MIVGTSRLALALSLLTASAAFAEERLPVNPVDTIPVLAPSEPITIQKIQYNGTGCPLGTVAQNVSEDKQAFTLTFSEFIAESGPGISLTQGRKNCIATVTLNIPAGWQYSVANFYYRGFMQLDEGVKAEHSVDYSFEGQGRTSRFASTMSGPYESDYVYSDSVGLATTVWSPCGVSRALNLNTKIRVANTNSAYYPEARGFITNDSIDGQITQVFGLTWRRCS; encoded by the coding sequence ATGATCGTTGGAACGAGTCGTCTTGCTCTTGCGTTGTCTCTTCTCACGGCTTCTGCTGCTTTCGCTGAAGAAAGACTGCCCGTGAACCCTGTCGATACCATTCCCGTCCTGGCCCCTTCCGAGCCCATCACCATTCAAAAAATTCAATATAACGGCACAGGCTGCCCGCTGGGCACCGTCGCGCAAAACGTGTCGGAAGACAAGCAGGCGTTCACCCTCACGTTCTCCGAATTCATCGCGGAATCCGGCCCTGGAATCAGCCTGACTCAAGGCCGCAAAAACTGTATAGCGACTGTCACCCTCAACATCCCGGCCGGCTGGCAGTATTCGGTCGCGAACTTCTACTACCGCGGCTTCATGCAGCTCGACGAAGGCGTGAAGGCCGAGCACTCGGTGGATTACTCCTTCGAAGGCCAAGGCCGCACCAGCCGCTTCGCTTCGACCATGAGCGGTCCCTATGAAAGCGATTACGTGTATTCCGATAGCGTGGGCCTGGCCACCACCGTCTGGTCGCCCTGCGGTGTCAGCCGTGCGCTGAACCTGAACACAAAAATCCGCGTCGCCAACACCAACAGCGCTTATTATCCTGAAGCTCGCGGTTTCATCACCAACGATTCCATCGACGGCCAGATCACGCAGGTCTTCGGTCTGACCTGGAGACGCTGCTCGTAA